In Nitrospirota bacterium, the genomic stretch CTTGCCTTTAATCAAAAAAATCATAGTTCAGATAATATTTGAACTCTGTTTGAGCAATCTGCAAGGTTGCTGCGCAAAACAAGATATAACGAGTAGTCTGTTATACCAGGTGGCAATCTAATAAGTATTATGCTATACTATCACTAAAAATAAAACATGGGGGTAGTGATGATGAAAAAGACGAAAGTGTTGGAACATCTGACAGAAGCAGAGATAAAAGAGAAGCTACGGGAGACCACAGGCTTTTGGCGCGTACAGAAATGGTTAGTAATCCTGAATGCACTGATAGCACCGAGGTCAGCCAAAGAGATAGCTCTTCATATTGGACTGGCAGAACAGACAGTACGCAATCTGACATCC encodes the following:
- a CDS encoding helix-turn-helix domain-containing protein; this encodes MMKKTKVLEHLTEAEIKEKLRETTGFWRVQKWLVILNALIAPRSAKEIALHIGLAEQTVRNLTSQYNRLGPKILDGPGKGGRRNSCLTTDREKALLEPFMERALTGKIATAKEIKQV